From Halococcus agarilyticus, one genomic window encodes:
- a CDS encoding single-stranded-DNA-specific exonuclease RecJ: MGGPVPELDARAVACADRLRDADSVLVASHIDADGLTSAAIAASALERAEVPFEVVFEKQLDADAIAAIAERGFETVLFTDFGSGQLDHIAEHEASGAFTPVIADHHQPADADTEYHLNPLLVGLDGSSELSGAGTTYVLARALAERDGDTSGEATTDNRDLAGLAVVGAVGDMQASDGELTGANGAIVAEGCEAGVVEEATDLALYGKQTRPLPKLLEYATDVRIPGISGSERGAREFLSGLGLDLEDGDGWRRWVDLDDGERQAVASGLVQRAVERGVPAGRIDDLVGTTYTLAEEPTGTELRDASEFSTLLNATARYDRADVGLAVCLGDRDAALDRARRLLSNHRRNLATGLDWVKRTGVTGEEHLQWFDAGEEIRETIVGIVAGMALGADATRSDRPIIAFAAKSDTESKVSARGSHRLVREGLDLSAVMGEAARALGGDGGGHDVAAGATIPADEKEGFVERADAIVADQLG; the protein is encoded by the coding sequence ATGGGTGGTCCGGTCCCCGAACTCGACGCACGTGCGGTGGCCTGTGCCGACCGGCTCCGCGACGCCGACTCCGTCCTGGTCGCATCTCACATCGACGCCGATGGGCTGACGAGCGCCGCGATCGCCGCAAGCGCGCTCGAACGCGCCGAAGTCCCGTTCGAGGTCGTTTTCGAAAAGCAGCTCGACGCCGACGCGATCGCCGCGATCGCTGAGCGCGGGTTCGAGACCGTGCTGTTCACCGACTTCGGCAGCGGCCAGCTCGATCACATCGCCGAACACGAGGCCAGCGGTGCGTTCACACCGGTGATCGCCGATCACCACCAGCCCGCCGACGCCGATACCGAATACCACCTGAATCCGCTGCTCGTCGGCCTCGACGGATCGTCGGAGCTCTCGGGGGCGGGGACGACGTACGTTCTCGCGCGAGCGCTGGCGGAGCGTGACGGTGACACGAGCGGGGAGGCGACGACGGACAACCGCGATCTCGCCGGGCTCGCGGTCGTCGGCGCGGTGGGCGATATGCAGGCGAGCGACGGCGAGCTCACGGGCGCGAACGGGGCGATCGTCGCCGAGGGCTGCGAAGCGGGCGTCGTCGAGGAGGCCACCGACCTCGCGCTCTACGGCAAGCAGACGCGGCCGTTGCCGAAACTGCTGGAGTACGCGACCGACGTGCGGATCCCGGGGATCTCGGGGAGCGAGCGCGGGGCACGCGAGTTCCTCTCGGGGCTCGGTCTCGATCTCGAAGACGGCGACGGCTGGCGGCGGTGGGTCGACCTCGACGACGGCGAGCGCCAGGCGGTGGCGAGCGGGCTCGTCCAGCGCGCGGTCGAGCGCGGCGTCCCCGCCGGACGGATCGACGACCTCGTGGGCACGACCTACACGTTGGCCGAGGAACCGACGGGCACCGAACTCAGAGACGCGAGCGAGTTCTCGACCCTGTTGAATGCCACCGCCCGCTACGACCGCGCGGACGTGGGCCTCGCGGTCTGTCTCGGCGATCGCGACGCGGCGCTCGACCGGGCGCGACGCCTGCTCTCGAACCACCGTCGGAACCTCGCGACCGGGCTCGACTGGGTGAAGCGAACGGGAGTGACGGGCGAGGAGCACCTCCAGTGGTTCGACGCGGGCGAGGAGATTCGCGAGACGATCGTGGGGATCGTCGCCGGGATGGCGCTCGGAGCCGACGCGACGCGCTCGGATCGACCGATCATCGCATTCGCGGCGAAGAGCGACACGGAGAGCAAGGTCTCGGCCCGCGGGAGCCATCGCTTGGTGCGAGAGGGGCTCGACCTCTCGGCGGTGATGGGCGAGGCCGCCCGCGCACTCGGGGGCGACGGCGGCGGTCACGACGTCGCCGCCGGGGCCACCATCCCGGCGGACGAGAAGGAGGGGTTCGTCGAGCGCGCGGACGCGATCGTGGCCGACCAGCTCGGCTGA
- a CDS encoding sodium:calcium antiporter, with protein MSASQTLLYGVIAVAATAGVWKGSSLLERASDRLSAHYGLPAVVQGAIVAAIGSSFPELSATVLSTLLHGEFELGVSAIVGSAVFNVLVIPALSGFFSSGDLEADRTLVYKEAQFYMLAVAGLLITFALAVIYNPTAPGSLVGTVTRPLALAPLGLYALYVFIQYQDVVEYEPAEPGEEIDAVREWAVLAASLVLIVIAVEGLVQAALGFGELFDTPSSLWGLTVVAAGTSLPDAFVSVQAARRGEGVTSLANVLGSNTFDLLVAVPAGVLVAGTAPIDFAATVPMMGFLTVATLVLFTVLRTDLTLTEREGYVLLGVYAAFVAWLVLETVDVTALIPGM; from the coding sequence ATGAGCGCGAGTCAGACCCTCCTGTACGGGGTGATCGCGGTCGCGGCCACCGCCGGCGTCTGGAAGGGGAGCAGCCTGCTGGAGCGCGCCAGCGACCGGCTGTCGGCACACTACGGCCTGCCGGCGGTCGTCCAGGGTGCGATCGTCGCGGCGATCGGATCGAGCTTCCCCGAACTCTCGGCGACCGTGCTCTCGACGCTGCTCCACGGCGAGTTCGAACTCGGCGTGAGCGCGATCGTCGGCTCCGCGGTGTTCAACGTCCTGGTGATCCCGGCGCTCAGCGGCTTCTTCAGTTCCGGAGACCTGGAGGCGGATCGCACGCTCGTGTACAAGGAGGCCCAGTTCTACATGCTCGCGGTCGCGGGGCTGCTGATCACGTTCGCGCTCGCGGTCATCTACAACCCGACCGCACCGGGATCGCTCGTCGGCACCGTCACGCGGCCGCTCGCGCTCGCGCCGCTCGGACTGTACGCGCTGTACGTGTTCATCCAGTACCAGGACGTCGTGGAGTACGAGCCGGCGGAGCCAGGCGAGGAGATCGACGCCGTGCGGGAGTGGGCGGTGCTCGCGGCGAGCCTCGTGCTCATCGTGATCGCGGTCGAGGGCCTGGTGCAGGCGGCGCTCGGGTTCGGCGAACTGTTCGACACGCCGAGTTCCCTCTGGGGGCTGACCGTCGTCGCGGCCGGCACCAGCCTGCCCGACGCGTTCGTGAGCGTCCAGGCCGCTCGGCGGGGTGAGGGCGTCACCAGTCTCGCGAACGTGCTCGGGAGCAACACGTTCGATCTGCTCGTCGCCGTGCCCGCGGGCGTGCTGGTCGCCGGCACCGCGCCGATCGACTTCGCCGCCACCGTCCCGATGATGGGGTTTCTGACCGTCGCGACGCTGGTGCTGTTCACGGTGCTCAGAACCGACCTGACGCTCACCGAACGGGAGGGGTACGTCCTGCTGGGCGTCTACGCGGCGTTCGTCGCGTGGCTCGTGCTCGAAACCGTCGACGTCACGGCGCTGATTCCCGGAATGTGA
- a CDS encoding cation diffusion facilitator family transporter has product MSRAAAVRRVGLLVLAANVVLVAVKGAAWVTTGSLAVGSEAANSLVDAGYAAVVLGGLYLTTQPPDSEHPHGHERIEPFVALAIALAVFLTGGTVLWRSLTAIGSGDVTATGSPIAVAVLGGAAIGKFGLYRYCLAAGRTHDSPALTATALDNRNDVLTAGAALCGVLGARLGFPLLDPLAAAIVSVGILYTGVEVVRDNLPYLVGGAPSEDFQARILRRALAHPDVEGAHDVIAHYVGPEIDVSLHIEVEGDRTLRDAHAIESAVVESIRALDRVDDVFVHLDPKELDEWKADPDADRLVRRPEEPPDDGEPSPNGSRQ; this is encoded by the coding sequence ATGAGTCGCGCGGCCGCGGTCCGGCGGGTCGGGCTGCTCGTGCTCGCCGCGAACGTCGTGCTCGTCGCGGTCAAGGGGGCGGCGTGGGTCACCACCGGGAGCCTCGCGGTCGGCTCGGAGGCCGCGAACTCCCTCGTGGATGCGGGCTACGCCGCCGTCGTGCTCGGCGGGCTCTACCTCACGACCCAGCCACCCGACAGCGAACACCCGCACGGTCACGAGCGGATCGAGCCGTTCGTCGCACTTGCGATCGCGCTCGCGGTCTTTCTGACCGGCGGCACAGTTCTGTGGCGGTCGCTCACCGCGATCGGGTCCGGTGACGTGACCGCCACCGGCAGCCCGATCGCGGTCGCGGTGCTCGGGGGCGCGGCGATCGGCAAGTTCGGACTGTATCGGTACTGTCTCGCCGCCGGTCGAACCCACGACTCGCCCGCACTGACCGCCACCGCGCTCGACAACCGCAACGACGTGCTGACCGCGGGCGCGGCGCTCTGTGGCGTGCTCGGCGCACGACTCGGCTTTCCACTACTGGACCCGCTCGCGGCCGCGATCGTCTCGGTGGGAATTCTTTACACGGGCGTCGAGGTCGTCCGGGACAACCTGCCGTATCTCGTCGGTGGCGCGCCCTCCGAGGACTTCCAGGCCAGAATCCTCAGGCGCGCGCTCGCCCATCCGGACGTCGAGGGCGCACACGACGTGATCGCCCATTACGTGGGTCCGGAGATCGACGTCAGCCTCCACATCGAGGTCGAGGGCGACCGCACGCTGAGAGATGCCCACGCGATCGAGAGCGCGGTCGTCGAGTCGATCCGCGCGCTCGACCGGGTCGACGACGTGTTCGTTCATCTCGACCCGAAGGAACTCGACGAGTGGAAGGCGGATCCGGACGCCGATCGGCTGGTTCGTCGACCCGAGGAGCCGCCCGACGACGGTGAACCCTCACCCAACGGGAGCCGCCAGTGA
- a CDS encoding HIT family protein: MDQMFAPWRIEWVERDGDPDGCAFCDLPERDADRESRIVARSEHAFCLLNNAPYNPGHAMVIPYRHTGSYPDLDDEALLDHSRLVQRTLAAIDEGLDPDGANTGMNLGDSAGGSIGDHLHTHVVPRWAGDTNFMPVVSDTKVIVEAIEDTYDHLHDAFADQDDVRDPGPDEAIVVE, translated from the coding sequence ATGGACCAGATGTTCGCCCCGTGGCGCATCGAGTGGGTCGAGCGCGACGGCGACCCGGACGGGTGTGCGTTCTGTGATCTCCCCGAACGCGATGCGGACCGCGAATCCCGCATCGTGGCCCGGAGCGAGCACGCCTTCTGCCTCCTGAACAACGCCCCGTACAATCCGGGTCACGCGATGGTGATTCCCTACCGCCACACCGGTTCGTACCCCGATCTCGACGACGAGGCACTCCTCGATCACTCGCGGCTCGTCCAGCGCACGCTCGCGGCGATCGACGAGGGACTCGATCCCGACGGGGCGAACACCGGGATGAACCTCGGGGATTCGGCCGGCGGCTCGATCGGCGATCACCTCCACACCCACGTCGTCCCGCGCTGGGCGGGCGACACCAACTTCATGCCGGTGGTGAGCGACACGAAGGTGATCGTCGAGGCGATCGAGGACACCTACGATCACCTCCACGACGCGTTCGCCGATCAGGACGACGTTCGCGACCCCGGGCCCGACGAGGCGATCGTCGTCGAGTGA
- a CDS encoding isoaspartyl peptidase/L-asparaginase codes for MQLIVHGGAGSAPDEPASRQAVLDEAAATGAEEPTPTAAVVAAIGVLERAPRFNAGVGGAIQDDGVVRTDAGIMTDEREVGAACSMPGVRDAGTVARVVMEETPHVLVAGEHAVSLAEGFGIETDVDLTTERTRERWADLSPPGEGDTEERLAWVREQFGVPSSGARRESEREGTECSGRGDTVGAVAVEDGKIAAATSTGGRWCALAGRVGDVPQVGSGFYATPAGGASATGAGEDIARVTLSRLAVERLEAGDDPEAAAEHAIDELADVTGSEAGIIVLDETGRAGSAYNTEAMQTSTARK; via the coding sequence ATGCAGCTCATCGTCCACGGTGGGGCGGGCAGCGCACCAGACGAACCCGCGTCGCGCCAGGCAGTCCTCGACGAGGCTGCGGCGACCGGCGCGGAGGAACCGACGCCGACCGCCGCCGTCGTCGCCGCGATCGGCGTCCTCGAACGTGCCCCGCGGTTCAACGCCGGTGTCGGCGGGGCGATTCAGGATGACGGGGTCGTCAGAACCGATGCGGGGATCATGACCGACGAGCGCGAGGTGGGGGCGGCGTGCTCGATGCCCGGCGTCCGCGACGCCGGGACGGTCGCCCGGGTAGTGATGGAGGAAACGCCGCACGTGCTCGTCGCCGGCGAGCACGCCGTCTCGCTGGCCGAGGGGTTCGGGATCGAGACCGACGTCGATCTTACGACCGAGCGGACCCGCGAGCGGTGGGCCGACCTCTCGCCACCCGGTGAGGGCGATACCGAGGAACGGCTCGCATGGGTGCGCGAGCAGTTCGGCGTCCCGTCGAGCGGCGCGAGACGGGAGTCGGAGCGCGAGGGGACCGAGTGCTCCGGAAGGGGGGATACGGTCGGGGCGGTCGCGGTCGAGGATGGGAAAATTGCGGCGGCGACCTCGACCGGCGGGCGGTGGTGTGCGCTCGCCGGGCGAGTGGGCGACGTCCCCCAGGTCGGGAGCGGGTTCTACGCCACGCCGGCGGGCGGCGCGAGCGCGACCGGGGCCGGCGAGGACATCGCGCGGGTGACGCTCTCGCGCTTGGCAGTCGAGCGCCTCGAAGCCGGCGACGATCCCGAGGCGGCCGCCGAGCACGCCATCGACGAGCTGGCGGACGTGACCGGGAGCGAGGCGGGGATCATCGTGCTCGACGAGACGGGGCGGGCGGGCAGCGCGTACAACACCGAAGCGATGCAGACGAGCACCGCACGGAAGTGA
- the cobA gene encoding uroporphyrinogen-III C-methyltransferase, with the protein MTDADTGSAAETSDGADSNGVVHLVGSGPGDPELLTLKARRLIDEADVVLHDKLPGPEIIETIPEGKREDVGKRAGGERTSQEYTNERLVELAREGNQVVRLKGGDPFVFGRGGEEAAHLAEHGVEFRVVPGVTSALAVPALAGIPATHREHASSVSVVTGHEDPTKEESAVDWNALAATGGTIVVLMGVGKLPEYTAALREAGMRGEVPVALVERASRPDERVVTGTLETITRVADREDVEPPAVTVIGEVAGERDRVREFLRR; encoded by the coding sequence ATGACCGACGCCGACACCGGGTCCGCGGCCGAAACGTCCGACGGAGCCGACTCGAACGGCGTGGTCCACCTCGTGGGGAGCGGCCCCGGCGATCCCGAGCTCCTGACGCTGAAAGCGCGCCGACTCATCGACGAGGCCGACGTCGTACTCCACGACAAGCTCCCCGGCCCCGAGATCATCGAGACCATCCCCGAAGGGAAGCGCGAGGACGTCGGCAAGCGCGCGGGTGGCGAGCGCACCAGTCAGGAGTACACCAACGAGCGCCTCGTCGAGCTCGCGCGCGAGGGGAATCAGGTAGTTCGGCTGAAGGGCGGCGATCCGTTCGTGTTCGGCCGTGGGGGCGAGGAGGCGGCCCATCTCGCCGAGCACGGCGTCGAGTTTCGGGTGGTGCCTGGCGTGACCTCGGCGCTCGCCGTCCCCGCACTCGCGGGCATCCCCGCGACCCACCGCGAGCACGCCTCGTCGGTCTCGGTCGTGACCGGCCACGAGGACCCCACGAAAGAGGAATCGGCAGTCGACTGGAACGCGCTGGCTGCCACCGGTGGAACGATCGTCGTGCTGATGGGCGTCGGCAAACTGCCCGAGTACACCGCAGCACTCCGTGAGGCCGGGATGCGTGGTGAAGTGCCGGTGGCGCTGGTCGAGCGCGCGAGCCGACCCGACGAACGGGTCGTGACCGGCACGCTCGAAACGATCACCCGAGTCGCCGACCGCGAGGACGTCGAACCGCCCGCCGTCACCGTCATCGGCGAGGTGGCCGGCGAGCGCGACCGGGTGCGGGAGTTCCTCCGACGATGA
- the icd gene encoding isocitrate dehydrogenase (NADP(+)), with protein MSYDRVEVPDEGERIEATGSDEFDVPDEPIIPIIHGDGIGQDVAPAAQRVLGAAAEATGREIHWMRLYAGEAARERYDENLPADTLEALREFTVGIKGPLTTPVGAGFRSLNVALRKRLDLYTNVRPTFHIDGVPSPVSDPGAMDMVNFRENTEDVYAGIEWEAGTDEVEQVREFVEEEMEFDESIHEGAVGIGVKPITEFGTKRLVRKAIDYALDHDRDSVTLVHKGNIMKFTEGAFSDWGYEVAEEEYGDEVITEDTLWEDEDGEAPEDTLVVNDRIADNMLQQILTRTSDYDVLAMPNLNGDYLSDSAGAQIGGLGIAPGANIGDGRMVAEPVHGSAPKHAGKDKANPTALILSGRILFQELGWNDAAQKVYDAVEATISSKQVTYDIHRQIEGGEKLATSEFADVIADNIE; from the coding sequence ATGAGCTACGACCGAGTCGAGGTCCCCGACGAGGGCGAGCGCATCGAAGCCACCGGCAGCGACGAGTTCGACGTCCCCGACGAGCCGATCATCCCGATCATCCACGGCGACGGTATCGGCCAGGACGTCGCGCCCGCCGCCCAGCGCGTGCTGGGAGCGGCCGCCGAGGCCACGGGACGCGAGATCCACTGGATGCGCCTCTACGCCGGCGAGGCCGCCCGCGAGCGCTACGACGAGAACCTCCCCGCGGACACCCTGGAGGCGCTCCGGGAGTTCACCGTCGGGATCAAGGGCCCGCTCACCACCCCCGTCGGCGCGGGCTTTCGCAGCCTGAACGTCGCGCTCCGCAAGCGTCTCGATCTCTACACCAACGTCCGGCCGACGTTCCACATCGACGGCGTCCCCTCGCCGGTATCCGACCCGGGTGCGATGGACATGGTCAACTTCCGGGAGAATACTGAAGATGTGTACGCCGGCATCGAGTGGGAGGCCGGCACCGACGAGGTCGAGCAGGTCCGCGAGTTCGTCGAGGAGGAGATGGAGTTCGACGAGTCGATCCACGAGGGAGCGGTCGGCATCGGTGTCAAACCCATCACCGAGTTCGGCACCAAACGCCTCGTTCGGAAGGCGATCGACTACGCGCTCGATCACGACCGCGACTCGGTCACGCTGGTCCACAAGGGCAACATCATGAAGTTCACCGAGGGCGCGTTCAGTGACTGGGGCTACGAGGTCGCAGAGGAGGAGTACGGCGACGAGGTCATCACCGAGGACACCCTCTGGGAGGACGAGGACGGCGAGGCCCCCGAGGACACGCTCGTGGTCAACGACCGGATCGCGGACAACATGCTCCAGCAGATCCTCACTCGCACGAGTGACTACGACGTCCTCGCGATGCCGAATCTCAACGGCGACTACCTCTCGGATTCGGCCGGCGCACAGATCGGCGGGCTCGGGATCGCGCCCGGCGCGAACATCGGCGACGGCCGGATGGTCGCCGAACCGGTCCACGGCTCCGCGCCCAAACACGCCGGCAAGGACAAGGCCAACCCGACCGCGCTGATCCTCTCGGGCCGCATCCTGTTCCAGGAGCTCGGCTGGAACGACGCCGCCCAGAAGGTCTACGACGCCGTCGAGGCCACCATCTCCTCGAAGCAGGTCACCTACGACATCCACCGCCAGATCGAGGGCGGCGAGAAGCTCGCCACCAGCGAGTTCGCCGACGTCATCGCCGACAACATCGAGTAA
- the map gene encoding type II methionyl aminopeptidase — protein MSDVDLSSEQYEKHREAGEILAQVREEAAERVEVGASHLELAEWTEDRIRELGGEPAFPVNISIDEEAAHATPSADDESTFGEEMINLDIGVHIDGWLADTAITADLSGHDELAEAPEAALDAALDLVEPGVETGEIGAAIEEVIDDYGYNPVVNLTGHGLGRWDQHTPPNIPNRAVSQSVELEAGDVVAVEPFATDGGGKVSEGSDEQIFALDREQSVRNRDARKALDQITEQFRTLPFATRWLDVDRPEMALRRLERQSVVHGYPVLKEDEGALVSQKEHTVIVTEDGCEVTTRR, from the coding sequence ATGAGCGACGTGGACCTCTCGTCGGAGCAGTACGAGAAACACCGCGAGGCGGGCGAGATCCTCGCCCAGGTGCGCGAGGAGGCCGCAGAACGCGTCGAGGTCGGCGCGAGCCACCTCGAACTCGCGGAGTGGACCGAGGATCGCATCCGGGAGCTCGGTGGCGAGCCCGCCTTCCCGGTCAACATCTCGATCGACGAGGAGGCCGCCCACGCCACGCCGAGCGCCGACGATGAGAGTACCTTTGGCGAGGAGATGATCAACCTCGACATCGGGGTGCATATCGACGGCTGGCTCGCCGACACCGCCATCACCGCGGATCTCTCGGGGCACGACGAGCTCGCGGAAGCACCCGAGGCCGCGCTCGATGCGGCGCTCGATCTCGTCGAGCCCGGCGTCGAGACCGGCGAGATCGGGGCGGCGATCGAGGAGGTCATCGACGACTACGGCTACAACCCGGTGGTCAATCTCACGGGCCACGGGCTCGGCCGATGGGACCAGCACACGCCACCGAACATCCCGAATCGGGCGGTGAGCCAGAGCGTCGAACTCGAAGCGGGCGACGTGGTCGCCGTCGAGCCGTTCGCCACCGACGGCGGCGGGAAGGTCTCGGAAGGAAGCGACGAACAGATCTTCGCGCTCGACCGCGAACAGTCGGTCAGGAATCGTGACGCGCGCAAGGCGCTCGATCAGATCACCGAACAGTTCCGGACCCTCCCATTTGCCACCCGGTGGCTCGACGTCGATCGGCCCGAGATGGCGCTGCGACGGCTCGAACGCCAGAGCGTGGTCCACGGCTACCCGGTGTTGAAGGAGGACGAGGGCGCGCTCGTGAGTCAGAAAGAGCATACCGTCATCGTCACCGAGGACGGCTGTGAGGTGACGACGCGGCGCTGA
- a CDS encoding uroporphyrinogen-III synthase, whose amino-acid sequence MKVAVFRPADERIEQATELLESLGVEPVADPMLAIESTGAVPRADAEYTILTSKTGVEIVADAGWEPDGSVCAIGTATADALRAAGYQVDRVPDEFSSAGLVAHLAEDVPGARVEVARSDHGSAVLTDGLAEHGAYVHETILYELARPPDAGRSTELAASGDLGAALFTSSLTVEHFLDTAADRGIREAAITGLEGAVVGAIGEPTRLTAAAAGIGVDVVPSEASFEALARETAERLPG is encoded by the coding sequence ATGAAGGTCGCGGTGTTCCGGCCGGCCGACGAGCGGATCGAACAGGCGACCGAACTCCTCGAATCGCTCGGCGTCGAGCCGGTGGCGGACCCGATGCTCGCGATCGAATCCACGGGAGCCGTGCCGCGAGCGGACGCCGAGTACACGATCCTGACGAGCAAGACCGGCGTCGAGATCGTCGCCGACGCCGGATGGGAACCCGACGGATCGGTGTGTGCGATCGGCACCGCGACCGCCGACGCGCTCCGGGCGGCGGGCTATCAGGTCGATCGCGTCCCCGACGAGTTCTCTTCGGCAGGTCTCGTGGCTCATCTCGCCGAGGACGTGCCTGGCGCGCGCGTCGAGGTCGCCAGAAGCGATCACGGCTCGGCGGTACTCACCGACGGGCTCGCCGAGCACGGCGCGTACGTCCACGAGACGATCCTCTACGAACTCGCTCGCCCGCCGGACGCAGGCCGCTCGACCGAGCTCGCCGCTTCGGGGGATCTCGGGGCCGCACTGTTCACCTCCTCGCTCACGGTCGAGCACTTCCTCGACACGGCCGCCGATCGTGGAATTCGTGAGGCGGCGATCACGGGGTTGGAGGGCGCGGTCGTCGGGGCCATCGGCGAGCCGACCCGGCTGACCGCGGCAGCCGCGGGGATCGGGGTCGATGTCGTGCCCTCGGAGGCGTCGTTCGAGGCCCTGGCCCGCGAGACGGCCGAGCGACTTCCTGGTTAG
- a CDS encoding DUF7835 family putative zinc beta-ribbon protein, whose protein sequence is MSTRTDAADGVSESCDVCERDTTHSVSIELRTESGKAENAEFSREPYRISECMICGDETALRMNNA, encoded by the coding sequence ATGTCAACCCGCACCGATGCTGCCGACGGCGTCAGCGAATCCTGCGACGTCTGCGAGCGCGACACGACACACAGCGTCTCGATCGAGCTGCGGACCGAGAGCGGCAAGGCGGAGAACGCGGAGTTCTCGCGCGAACCCTATCGGATCAGCGAGTGCATGATCTGCGGCGACGAGACGGCGCTGCGGATGAACAACGCGTAA
- the hemC gene encoding hydroxymethylbilane synthase produces MNARDGTVRLATRGSDLALRQAATVKERLEARRHTVELVEVDTKGDQLRDELIHRLGKTGAFVRALDERVLDGDCDAAVHSMKDVPTESPTNLVIAGVPQRATPGDLLLTPDGTPFDDLSESSVVGTSSLRRKAELLAVRPDLDVRPLRGNVDTRIEKLLAPHRQREHERRMEAAKADEEGDESGKDDDGESADDLPAYDRTPQEWFDDLNEIERRSLERETETEFDAIVLAAAGLERAGLARHVPTEELPTDEFVPAPGQGALAITAQDGDLAETLHEVLDHPRTRVETTVERVVLEELGGGCVAPMGAHAVIQGEYVRVAVRVLSRDGTEEVAATRDLPIERHPTAARELAAELADRGAADLIDEARADEEREAKRAE; encoded by the coding sequence ATGAACGCGCGCGACGGGACCGTTCGCCTGGCGACGCGGGGCTCGGATCTCGCCCTTCGTCAGGCGGCGACGGTGAAAGAACGCCTCGAAGCCCGCCGCCACACGGTCGAGCTGGTCGAGGTCGACACGAAAGGCGACCAGCTCCGCGACGAACTCATCCACCGGCTCGGCAAGACCGGCGCGTTCGTCCGCGCGCTCGACGAGCGGGTGCTCGACGGCGACTGTGACGCCGCGGTCCACTCGATGAAGGACGTCCCAACCGAGAGCCCCACAAACCTCGTGATCGCTGGCGTCCCCCAGCGCGCCACGCCCGGCGATCTACTCCTCACGCCCGACGGAACACCGTTCGACGATCTCTCCGAGAGCAGCGTCGTCGGCACGTCGAGCCTCCGGCGGAAGGCGGAGCTGCTCGCGGTGCGGCCCGATCTCGACGTCCGGCCACTCCGGGGGAACGTCGACACTCGAATCGAGAAGCTGCTCGCGCCGCACCGCCAGCGCGAACACGAACGGCGGATGGAGGCCGCGAAAGCGGACGAGGAGGGGGACGAGAGCGGCAAGGACGATGACGGCGAGAGTGCGGACGACCTGCCGGCGTACGACCGCACGCCTCAGGAGTGGTTCGACGACCTGAACGAGATCGAGCGCCGGTCGCTCGAGCGTGAGACCGAGACCGAATTCGACGCCATCGTGCTCGCGGCGGCGGGACTGGAGCGTGCGGGTCTCGCCCGCCACGTTCCGACCGAGGAGCTGCCGACCGACGAGTTCGTTCCAGCGCCCGGCCAGGGCGCACTCGCGATAACGGCCCAGGACGGCGACCTCGCGGAAACGCTGCACGAGGTGCTGGATCACCCCCGAACGCGGGTCGAGACCACGGTCGAGCGAGTGGTTCTGGAGGAGCTCGGCGGCGGGTGTGTCGCGCCGATGGGCGCACACGCGGTGATCCAGGGCGAGTACGTCCGGGTCGCGGTCCGCGTGCTGAGTCGGGACGGCACCGAGGAGGTGGCCGCGACCCGCGACCTCCCGATCGAACGCCATCCGACGGCAGCGCGCGAGCTCGCCGCCGAACTCGCCGACCGGGGCGCGGCCGATCTGATCGACGAGGCCCGGGCGGACGAGGAACGGGAGGCGAAACGCGCGGAATGA
- a CDS encoding CDP-2,3-bis-(O-geranylgeranyl)-sn-glycerol synthase translates to MEPVAVVAVAFWAMLPAYVPNNAAVLVGGGRPIDAGRTWRGARVLGDGKTWRGTLAGALAGIALALVLNAIEPTVSAATGIPLPTFPPAAMVALPIGAMVGDAAASFLKRRTGRARGAAFPGVDQFDFVLGALFLTALGAFEWFVATFTLPVLLVVLVLTPLLHVGTNVVAYRMGLKSEPW, encoded by the coding sequence ATGGAACCCGTCGCGGTCGTCGCCGTCGCGTTCTGGGCGATGCTGCCGGCGTACGTCCCGAACAACGCTGCGGTCCTCGTCGGCGGCGGTCGTCCCATCGACGCGGGGCGGACCTGGCGCGGCGCGCGCGTGCTCGGCGACGGCAAGACCTGGCGCGGGACGCTCGCGGGCGCGCTCGCGGGGATCGCGCTCGCCCTCGTCCTGAACGCCATCGAACCCACTGTTTCGGCTGCAACCGGCATTCCGCTCCCCACCTTTCCCCCGGCTGCGATGGTCGCGCTCCCGATCGGCGCGATGGTCGGCGACGCGGCCGCCTCCTTCCTCAAGCGCCGCACGGGGCGGGCCCGCGGCGCGGCCTTCCCCGGCGTCGACCAGTTCGACTTCGTCCTCGGCGCACTCTTCCTGACTGCTCTCGGCGCGTTCGAGTGGTTCGTCGCGACCTTCACGCTCCCCGTCCTGCTGGTCGTCCTCGTCCTCACCCCGCTGCTGCACGTCGGCACCAACGTCGTGGCCTATCGGATGGGACTGAAGAGCGAGCCGTGGTAA